In Methanocaldococcus sp. FS406-22, the genomic stretch TTAGAGATTGGACAGTTTAGAGCTAAAAATGTCTCTTATCATTGTGTTTTGAAATTGTTGGATTTGGCTGCAGTGTTTATTGCCTATTTGTTTATTGGTTATGGAATTTCTTATGGTTTGGAAAATATAGTTCCTTTACTAACAGGAACTTTTAATGCTTATTTAGGAGCTTGGTGGATGAAGATGGTTATGTTTGCTGCTGCAGCAGTGACAATTATAACAGGAGGAGTTGCTGAAAGAATAAAGATTTTACCTTACTTTATAGGAGCTTTAATTGTTGGAGGTATTTTATATCCAATTGTTGAACATCTGGTTTGGGGCGGAGGTTTTGCTGATTTATTAGGGATAACTTTCCACGACTATGCTGGAAGTGGAGCTGTTCATTTGTTTGGTGGTTTAGTTGGTTTAATGGCAGCATATGTCTTAGGTCCGAGAATCGATAAATATATAAATGGAAAGCCACAGGCAATTCCAGGGCATAATATTCCAATAGCTGTTTTAGGAGCTTTTATTTTGGCATTTGGATGGTATGGATTTAACATTGGAAGTGCTTCTGGCATATCTAACGGTGTTGAGTTGGCAAGTGTAGCCATCGCAACAACAATGGCTTTAGCTGGGGGTATTATAGGAGGGGCTTTAAGTTCAAGAAACGACCCTCTTTACACAGCTAACGGTATGTGTGCTGGTTTAGTTGCTGTTTGTAGTGGAGTTGATTTATTCACACCAATTGGGGCGTTTATAGTTGGTTTGTTAGCAGGAATTCAGCAGCCATTTACATATAAGTTTATTGAAGAGAAGTTAAAGATTGACGATGTCTGTGCTATAGGACCAGTTCATGCTATGAGTGGTTTGATTGGAGTTATATGTGCAGGAATTCCATTTTTATTGAAAAGTGATGCCGTTTCTAAAGTATCCCTTATGGGTCAAATAATTGGAGCTATTGTTATTGCTCTAATTGCAATAGTTGGAGGACTAATTATTTATAAAGGATTAGATTTAACAATTGGATTAAGAGTTAGTGAGGAGGCTGAAAAAACTGGTTTAGATACTGCAATATTACAAACAACTGCATACTCAGAAGAATAAACTTAATAATTTTTTATTATACATATTAACTTTTTAACTTTTTTTAATCGTCAATTATTTTCCTCGATAAAATATTTATATGATTTTTAGATTTTAGATATTCAGCCAAAAAAACATATTTTATATTGTGATAACATGGAGCTTATGGTGGCTATTGGTTATCTTGGACTAGCTTTAATCCTTGGTTCTTTAGTAGCAAAAATTGCTGAAAAGTTAAAAATTCCAGATATTCCTTTACTTCTGTTGTTAGGTTTAATTATAGGGCCTTTTTTGCAGATTATACCGTCAGAATCTGCAATGAAGATTTTTGAGTATGCTGGACCGATTGGTTTAATCTTCATCTTATTGGGAGGAGCATTTACAATGAGGATTTCTTTATTGAGAAGGGTTATTAAAACAGTCATAAGGTTAGATACAATAACATTCTTAATTACATTACTTGTTTCAGGTCTTGTTTTTAATATGGTTTTAAGTCTCCCTTATAACTCTCTCCAGTTGGTTATTTGTTTGGGGCGATAACGTCAGCAACAGACCCTGCCACATTAATCCCAGTATTCTCAAGAGTTAAAACTAACCCAGAGGTTGCTATAACGTTAGAGGCTGAGAGTATTTTTAACGACCCTTTAGGAATAGTATCTACAAGTGTTGTTTTGGGTTTGATTGGGTTATCTTCATCAACAAATCCAGTAATTGATTTAATTACACTTGCTGGTGGAGCTATAATAGTTGGTTTATTATTGGCTAAGGTTTATGAAAAGATAATTATACACTCTGAATTTCACGAGTATGTTGCTCCATTAGTTCTTGGAGGAGCTATGCTTCTTTTATATGTTGGAGACGATTTATTACCAAGTATTTGTGGCTATGGATTTAGTGGCTACATGGCTATCGCAATAATGGCATTATACTTAGGTGATAAGTTATTTAAAATGGCAGAAAAACATGAAAACTATGAATACGTTGTTAGATTCTGCGATGATTTATCCCTACTTGCGAGAATATTCATATTCGTATTCTTAGGAGCATGCATAAAACTGAGCATGTTAGAGAACTATTGGATACCCGGTTTATTAGTTGCTCTCGGTTCAATATTCTTAGCAAGACCACTTGGTGTTTTTATCGGGTTAATAGGTTCAAAACACTCACTTAAAGAAAAATTATATTTTGCCTTAGAGGGACCGAGAGGGGTTGTTCCAGCTGCTTTAGCAGTTACTGTAGGAATAGAGATTCTGAAAAATGCCAATAAAATTCCAATGTCGATAACAAAGTATATAGCTCCAGTAGATATTGCAGGAACTATAATAATCGGAACATTTATGACTATACTACTAAGCGTTATATTAGAAGCATCATGGGCAGGAATATTAGCCCTGAAATTATTAGGAGAGTATAAGAGAAAGCATGAAGAAGAGGTTCATCACTAATAGTGTTTTTCAAAAGTTATTAAAATTAATAAGGAATATTTGGATGCCTTCCTTTGGAAGGCATTCATCAGTGCCTTAGTTATTCCAAAGTATTTGAAAAACACTATAAAACTTTATTTATTTTTTGTGTGGTGAAATCGATGATTATTGAGGGAGAGATAGTTTCAGGACTTGGAGAGGGAAGATATTTTTTATCCCTTCCTCCTTACAAAGAAGCTTTTAAAAAGATTTTGGGTTTTGAACCCTTTGAAGGAACATTGAATTTGAAGTTAGATAAAGAATTTGACATATCTAAATTTGAATATATTGAAACAGAGGATTTTGAATTCAATGGGAGACGATTTTTTGGAGTTAAGGTTTTGCCAATAGAGATATTAATAAATAATAAGAAAATAGATGGAGCAATAGTTGTGCCGAAAAAAACATATCATAGTGGTAATATTATAGAGATAATTGCTCCAATAAAACTTAGGGAGCAGTTTAATTTAAAGGATGGAGACACTATAAAAATACTAATTAAGGGAGATAAGAATGAATAGTGTAGAAAAAGCTATAGAAGCATTAAGAAGAGGAGAAATAATTTTAGTTTATGACTCAGATGAGAGAGAGGGAGAAACAGATATGGTTGTTGCATCCCAATTTATAACTCCGGAGCATATAAGAAGAATGAGAAAGGATGCTGGAGGGTTAATTTGCACAGCCATTCATCCAGACATCTGCAATAAATTAGGCATTCCATTCATGGTTGATATTTTGGAATTTGCCTCTCAAAAATTTAAAGTTCTTAAGGAACTCTACCCTAACGACATTCCTTACGATGAGAAATCATCATTTTCAATTACAATAAACCATAGAAAGACATTTACTGGAATTACAGATAATGACAGGGCATTTACAATAAAAAAATTGGCTGAGTTAGTTAGAGAGGAGAGGTTTAATGACTTTGGAAAGGAGTTTAGAAGTCCAGGGCATGTGACGTTATTGAGGGCAGCGGAAGGTTTAGTTAAAAATAGGCAGGGACACACTGAGATGACTGTAGCTTTGGCAGAGATGGCTGGTTTGATACCAATAACAACCATCTGCGAGATGATGGGCGATGATGGAAATGCAATGAGCAAAACTGAAACAAAAAGATATGCTGAAAGGCATAACTTAGTTTATTTAAGTGGGGAAGAGATAATTAACTATTATTTGGAAAAATACCTAAGGGAGTAGTTTTTTATTTTTTTGCTGATTTTCATTTTTAGATTTGAATTTTTAGTGAGGGATGTAAATGGACAGGCATGTTATGGAGGCATTAGGAAAGGCAAGGGTTGTAGTTGAAAATGGCAGGGTTGTTGAGATTACAGAGCCAAAAATAAAGTATTGCCCATTATTTGCTAAACATAGAGGGATAAAGGAGATAACAAAGGAAAGCATAAAGGAGAATATAGAGTTTAGGATAAAGGATTTTGGATTATTTACAAAGAATAGGGTTGTTGAAGAAAGCAGATATATAGTCCCTTTTGGAGCTTCAGAGATTTTAATGAGTGCTTTAAAAAGAAAGATTATTGATGCTGCCGTTATAGTAGCTGACTGTGCTGGGACTGTTATTACTGCAAATCCAAACTTAGTTCAAGGTCTCTGCGGGAGGATTTCTGGTATTATAGAGACGTCTCCAATTTTAGAAGTAATAAAAAGGATTGAAAAAGCTGGAGGAATTGTTTTAGATAAAGATACTGCTAAAATAAACCAGTTTGAAGGAGTTAAAAAAGCCATAGAGTTGGGTTATAAGAAGATAGCAGTTACAGTAACAAATCTTGAAGACGCTAAAAGATGCAAATCGTTAGAAAATGATAATATAAAAATATTAACTTTTGGCGTTCATACAACTGGAATTGAAGAAAATGATGAGATAGCAGATTACTTTGATTTGATAACTGCCTGTGCTTCAAAATTTTTAAGAGAAGGATTGAAAGGAAGGATAAAGGCACAGATTGGAAAAACTATCCCAATATTTGCCTTATCTGATTTTGGAAAAGAGGTTTTGTTGGAGAGAGCTAAAGAGTTAGATAACATACTGATAACTATTGAAGATTTGCCAGCATTAAATGATAATCAGCCAAAACCACTGATTTAGAATAGGACTTCACAGAAACTATACATTTTTAATCTTTAAAACTATTATTTTTAACAAATAATTGTTATAATATAAAAAACAATAATTGACATATATTAGCGTTTTTAATAACATATTTATATTAAAAGTTAGGATTAAGTTTAATGGTGAAAACATGATTATCTTTGGATTATTTGGAAAAACAGGATGTGGAAAGACAGAAATATTAAATGAGCTAAAAAAACACCATCCTGTTATAGATATTGAAGAAATTGCGAGAACGAGAGGGAGTATTTTGGGAGATTTGTATCACTTAAGCATGAGAAGCCAGGAGGAGTTTGATTATCTAATAAATAAAGAGATTGAAAAAGCTAAACAAATTGGTTATGCAGTTGTTGAGTATGAAGGAAGAAAGATTGGTGGAGAGAAAAAGCTAAAAATTCCTGAATTATTAGCTGATATCAAAAATTACACCTATAAAATCTTAATTGACTGCCCTTATGAATGCCAAATAAACAGGTTAGTCTCTATCTACAAACCAAAGAATGAGAGGGAAAAAGAAATTTTGATAAACAAATTTTTAATATTAAAGAAGAGCTTTAAAAAGCCAGAGATGATTGAAGCCGTGGAAAAAATCATCGAACTTATAAAACAAGACAAATACTATGAAGCAGCAAAATTAATTGAAGAAAAACTTTATAGAGAGCATTATATGAGAAATGTGAAAAAGATAGAGCCTGATTTAGTTGTTTATAATGAAGATGTTAAAAAATCAGCTAAGATAATAGACGAATTTATTAAAGAAAAGCTTAAAGAGCATAATTTAATTTAAGAGGGAAAACATGGACGAGGAGATTTTATCTCGGCTAATAACTTTTACAGAGGATGTTGTTTTATGCATTGTTTTGAATGACGGAAGGAAGATGATAACAAACGGTAAAAAAATACTAGCTGGGAAAATTGAGGGAGATTTGGCTTCTTTCATATTAACTGCCTCTAA encodes the following:
- the amt gene encoding ammonium transporter, whose protein sequence is MEGVDVFFFMWAASLIFFMKAGFIALEIGQFRAKNVSYHCVLKLLDLAAVFIAYLFIGYGISYGLENIVPLLTGTFNAYLGAWWMKMVMFAAAAVTIITGGVAERIKILPYFIGALIVGGILYPIVEHLVWGGGFADLLGITFHDYAGSGAVHLFGGLVGLMAAYVLGPRIDKYINGKPQAIPGHNIPIAVLGAFILAFGWYGFNIGSASGISNGVELASVAIATTMALAGGIIGGALSSRNDPLYTANGMCAGLVAVCSGVDLFTPIGAFIVGLLAGIQQPFTYKFIEEKLKIDDVCAIGPVHAMSGLIGVICAGIPFLLKSDAVSKVSLMGQIIGAIVIALIAIVGGLIIYKGLDLTIGLRVSEEAEKTGLDTAILQTTAYSEE
- the ribK gene encoding CTP-dependent riboflavin kinase; its protein translation is MIIEGEIVSGLGEGRYFLSLPPYKEAFKKILGFEPFEGTLNLKLDKEFDISKFEYIETEDFEFNGRRFFGVKVLPIEILINNKKIDGAIVVPKKTYHSGNIIEIIAPIKLREQFNLKDGDTIKILIKGDKNE
- the ribB gene encoding 3,4-dihydroxy-2-butanone-4-phosphate synthase — protein: MNSVEKAIEALRRGEIILVYDSDEREGETDMVVASQFITPEHIRRMRKDAGGLICTAIHPDICNKLGIPFMVDILEFASQKFKVLKELYPNDIPYDEKSSFSITINHRKTFTGITDNDRAFTIKKLAELVREERFNDFGKEFRSPGHVTLLRAAEGLVKNRQGHTEMTVALAEMAGLIPITTICEMMGDDGNAMSKTETKRYAERHNLVYLSGEEIINYYLEKYLRE
- a CDS encoding methanogenesis marker 8 protein, translated to MDRHVMEALGKARVVVENGRVVEITEPKIKYCPLFAKHRGIKEITKESIKENIEFRIKDFGLFTKNRVVEESRYIVPFGASEILMSALKRKIIDAAVIVADCAGTVITANPNLVQGLCGRISGIIETSPILEVIKRIEKAGGIVLDKDTAKINQFEGVKKAIELGYKKIAVTVTNLEDAKRCKSLENDNIKILTFGVHTTGIEENDEIADYFDLITACASKFLREGLKGRIKAQIGKTIPIFALSDFGKEVLLERAKELDNILITIEDLPALNDNQPKPLI
- a CDS encoding selenouridine synthase SelU-like subunit, translating into MIIFGLFGKTGCGKTEILNELKKHHPVIDIEEIARTRGSILGDLYHLSMRSQEEFDYLINKEIEKAKQIGYAVVEYEGRKIGGEKKLKIPELLADIKNYTYKILIDCPYECQINRLVSIYKPKNEREKEILINKFLILKKSFKKPEMIEAVEKIIELIKQDKYYEAAKLIEEKLYREHYMRNVKKIEPDLVVYNEDVKKSAKIIDEFIKEKLKEHNLI